Proteins from a genomic interval of Burkholderiales bacterium:
- a CDS encoding chemotaxis response regulator protein-glutamate methylesterase has translation MKKIRVVVVDDSAVMRHLLSEIVNAEPDMEAVGGASDPLVAREMIKSLNPDVLTLDMEMPRMDGLEFLEKLMRLRPMPVVMVSAFAEANSQVALRALELGAMELVAKPKNGAGGLADYAHEVTAKIRAAAVGRPKKLLTPAVASPGAKVPAAAPARPAWADRIIVIGASTGGTEAVKDVLVHMPPNCPPILVAQHMPEGFTKSFAARLDSLCAIHVKEADDGARALPGHAYVAPGHSHLMLKRSGGIYSTLLSKAEPVNRHRPSVDVLFRSAARSGGAHVLGVILTGMGKDGAAGMAEMHRAGAYTYAQDEGSCVVFGMPKEAIAHGGVDEILPLDEIASALLARLSTPAAARH, from the coding sequence ATGAAAAAGATCCGGGTGGTCGTGGTCGACGATTCGGCGGTGATGCGGCATCTGCTGTCCGAGATCGTCAATGCCGAGCCCGACATGGAAGCGGTCGGCGGCGCGTCCGATCCGCTCGTCGCGCGCGAGATGATCAAGAGCCTCAACCCGGACGTGCTCACGCTGGACATGGAGATGCCGCGCATGGACGGCCTCGAGTTCCTCGAGAAGCTGATGCGCCTCAGACCCATGCCGGTGGTGATGGTGTCGGCCTTCGCCGAAGCGAACTCGCAGGTCGCGCTGCGAGCGCTCGAGCTCGGGGCGATGGAGCTCGTCGCCAAGCCGAAGAACGGCGCCGGCGGGCTCGCCGATTACGCGCACGAGGTGACGGCCAAGATCCGCGCGGCGGCGGTCGGACGCCCGAAAAAACTCCTGACGCCGGCTGTCGCGTCGCCGGGCGCGAAAGTCCCGGCGGCGGCGCCGGCCAGGCCCGCGTGGGCCGACAGGATCATCGTGATCGGCGCGTCCACCGGGGGCACCGAGGCGGTGAAGGACGTGCTCGTGCACATGCCGCCGAACTGCCCGCCGATCCTCGTCGCGCAGCACATGCCCGAAGGCTTCACCAAATCGTTCGCCGCGCGCCTCGATTCGCTGTGCGCGATCCACGTGAAGGAGGCCGACGACGGCGCGCGCGCGCTGCCCGGCCACGCCTACGTCGCCCCCGGACATTCGCACCTGATGCTGAAGAGGAGCGGCGGGATCTACTCCACCCTTTTGTCGAAAGCCGAGCCGGTGAACCGCCATCGCCCGTCGGTCGACGTGCTGTTCCGGTCGGCCGCGCGCTCGGGCGGCGCGCACGTGCTCGGGGTCATCCTCACCGGCATGGGCAAGGACGGTGCGGCGGGCATGGCGGAGATGCACCGCGCCGGCGCCTACACCTACGCGCAGGACGAAGGGTCGTGCGTCGTCTTCGGCATGCCGAAGGAAGCGATCGCCCACGGCGGGGTCGACGAGATCCTGCCGCTCGACGAGATCGCCTCCGCGCTGCTCGCCCGGCTGTCCACGCCCGCCGCGGCCAGACACTGA
- a CDS encoding CheR family methyltransferase, whose product MYQQAERSDGAREFVFNVSDFQRIARLIYEHAGISLAASKQEMVYSRLARRLRARNLTRFTDYIGYLESTKDPVEWEAFVNSLTTNLTSFFREPHHFTELARFLEQRRNRAEPITIWCAASSTGEEPYSIAMTAVDVWKSFNLPVTIVATDLDTNVLAKAESGVYTADRVEKLAPDQLRRFFLKGTGANAGSVRVRRELRSLITFRQLNLLDTSWPVRGPFDAIFCRNVMIYFDKPTQRKVLQKLAPLVRHDGLLFAGHSESFLHSADVFRLRGNTVYELAPPLKLAASGR is encoded by the coding sequence ATGTACCAGCAGGCCGAGCGGTCCGACGGCGCACGCGAATTCGTCTTCAACGTCAGCGACTTCCAGCGCATCGCCAGGCTCATTTACGAGCACGCGGGCATCTCCCTCGCGGCCAGCAAGCAGGAGATGGTCTACAGCCGGCTCGCCCGGCGGCTGCGGGCGCGCAACCTGACGCGCTTCACCGACTACATCGGGTATCTCGAATCGACGAAAGATCCCGTCGAATGGGAGGCCTTCGTCAACTCGCTGACGACCAACCTCACGTCGTTCTTCCGCGAGCCCCACCATTTCACCGAGCTCGCGCGCTTTCTCGAGCAGCGCCGCAACCGCGCCGAGCCGATCACGATTTGGTGCGCCGCCTCGTCGACCGGCGAGGAGCCGTATTCGATCGCGATGACCGCGGTCGACGTCTGGAAGAGCTTCAACCTGCCGGTGACGATCGTCGCGACCGACCTCGACACCAACGTGCTCGCCAAGGCGGAGTCGGGCGTCTATACCGCCGACCGCGTCGAGAAGCTCGCCCCGGATCAGCTCCGCCGTTTCTTCCTGAAAGGCACCGGCGCGAACGCGGGCTCGGTGCGCGTGCGCCGGGAGCTTCGCAGCCTGATCACCTTCAGGCAGCTCAACCTGCTCGACACGAGCTGGCCGGTGCGCGGTCCCTTCGACGCGATCTTCTGCCGCAACGTGATGATCTATTTCGACAAGCCCACACAGCGCAAGGTGCTGCAGAAGCTCGCGCCCCTGGTGCGTCACGACGGGCTGCTCTTCGCCGGCCACTCGGAGAGCTTCCTGCACTCGGCCGACGTGTTCCGGCTGCGCGGCAACACGGTGTACGAGCTCGCGCCGCCGTTGAAGCTCGCCGCTTCGGGGCGGTAA
- a CDS encoding PAS domain S-box protein: MKLRNLKIGAKLGMAFGTMIVLMAGLAGTSVWLMIGAQHPRAAVRNPSPIAEIGRAACSTLRFVPHTPPSRPTHGRKSGERSREESFRLLVESVKDYAIFMLDREGYVLTWNAGAERIKGYTAEDIVGRHFSTFYPAAALERNHPQYELDVATREGRFEEEGWRVRKDGTLFWANVVITALRDADGTLLGFGKVTRDLTQRREAEESLRQSEERFRLLVEGVRDYAIFMLDPNGYIATWNAGAQRIKGYAADEIIGEHFSKFYPADAIDSGWPEHELQVATAEGRFQDEGWRLRKDGSRFWANVTITALHDDDGRLRGFAKLTRDLTDAKHAQALQASDSHRDEMLEAERSARMEAQRTARMKDEFLATLSHELRTPLNAILGWTQLLRQSHATKPGDVQHGLEVIERNARAQVQLVDDLLDLSRILAGQVRLDVQRIALADVIAAAVESALPTAHAKSVRLEKLLDPRGSIVAGDPARLQQVVWNLLSNAVKFTPKGGRVQVLLERVDSHIEISVVDTGIGIPLQFLPHVFERFSQKDGTTSRDYGGLGLGLAICKQLVELHGGTIHAKSRGEGQGSTFTVKLPLLVVHDEPETGRAHPTHPSEGEALLLPGLKGVSVLVVDDEKDARELVTRILENQGARVTALASAEEALRAIEVNPPDVLVSDIGMPVTDGYQLMRKIRSTEAKGRRLPALALTAFARAEDRKRAMLAGYQAHLAKPFDTAELVLMVADLAARH; encoded by the coding sequence ATGAAGCTGAGGAACCTGAAGATCGGCGCCAAGCTCGGCATGGCATTCGGCACGATGATCGTGCTGATGGCCGGGCTGGCCGGCACCTCGGTGTGGCTGATGATCGGCGCGCAGCATCCACGTGCGGCGGTGCGGAATCCCTCCCCGATAGCGGAGATCGGGCGCGCGGCTTGCTCGACGTTGCGCTTCGTGCCGCACACACCACCATCACGTCCCACGCACGGCCGGAAAAGCGGCGAACGCAGCCGTGAAGAATCCTTCCGGCTGCTCGTCGAGAGCGTCAAGGACTACGCGATCTTCATGCTCGATCGCGAAGGTTACGTGCTGACGTGGAATGCGGGCGCCGAGCGCATCAAGGGCTACACGGCCGAGGATATCGTCGGCAGGCATTTCTCGACGTTCTACCCCGCGGCCGCGCTCGAGCGTAACCATCCCCAGTACGAGCTCGACGTCGCCACGCGCGAAGGCCGCTTCGAGGAGGAGGGCTGGCGCGTCCGCAAGGACGGCACGCTGTTCTGGGCCAATGTGGTGATCACCGCGCTCCGCGACGCGGACGGCACGCTGCTCGGTTTCGGCAAGGTGACGCGCGATCTCACGCAGCGCCGGGAGGCCGAGGAATCGCTGCGGCAGAGCGAGGAGCGTTTCCGGCTGCTCGTGGAAGGCGTGCGCGATTATGCGATCTTCATGCTCGATCCGAACGGCTACATCGCGACCTGGAACGCGGGCGCCCAGCGCATCAAGGGCTACGCCGCCGACGAGATCATCGGCGAGCACTTCTCCAAGTTCTATCCGGCCGACGCGATCGACAGCGGGTGGCCGGAGCACGAGCTTCAGGTGGCCACGGCCGAAGGCCGTTTCCAGGACGAAGGTTGGCGGCTGCGCAAGGACGGCTCGCGATTCTGGGCGAACGTCACCATTACCGCGCTGCACGACGACGACGGGCGCCTGCGCGGCTTCGCCAAGCTCACGCGCGATCTGACCGATGCGAAACACGCGCAGGCGCTGCAGGCGAGCGACAGCCATCGCGACGAGATGCTCGAAGCGGAGCGCTCCGCGCGCATGGAAGCGCAGCGCACGGCGCGCATGAAGGACGAATTCCTGGCGACGCTGTCGCACGAGCTGCGCACGCCGCTCAACGCCATCCTCGGCTGGACCCAGTTGCTGCGGCAGTCGCACGCGACCAAGCCCGGAGACGTCCAGCACGGGCTCGAAGTGATCGAGCGCAACGCGCGCGCGCAGGTGCAGCTCGTCGACGACCTGCTCGACCTCTCGCGCATACTCGCCGGTCAGGTACGGCTCGACGTGCAGCGCATCGCCCTCGCCGACGTCATCGCCGCGGCGGTCGAGTCGGCGCTGCCGACGGCCCATGCCAAGAGCGTGCGGCTCGAGAAGCTGCTCGACCCGCGGGGCAGCATCGTCGCGGGCGACCCGGCGCGCCTGCAGCAGGTCGTCTGGAACCTGCTCAGCAACGCGGTCAAGTTCACGCCCAAGGGCGGTCGCGTCCAGGTGCTGCTCGAACGCGTCGATTCGCACATCGAGATCAGCGTCGTCGACACGGGCATCGGCATCCCGCTGCAGTTCCTGCCGCATGTCTTCGAGCGCTTTTCGCAGAAGGACGGCACCACGAGCAGGGACTACGGCGGCCTCGGCCTCGGGCTCGCGATCTGCAAGCAGCTGGTCGAGCTCCACGGCGGCACGATCCACGCGAAGAGCCGCGGCGAAGGCCAGGGCTCGACGTTCACGGTCAAGCTGCCGCTGCTGGTGGTGCACGACGAGCCGGAAACCGGGCGCGCGCACCCGACCCATCCCTCGGAAGGCGAAGCCCTGCTCCTGCCCGGCCTGAAAGGCGTCAGCGTGCTCGTCGTGGACGACGAAAAAGACGCGCGGGAGCTGGTGACGCGCATCCTCGAGAACCAGGGCGCGCGCGTCACAGCCTTGGCATCCGCCGAGGAAGCGCTGCGCGCCATCGAAGTGAACCCGCCCGACGTGCTGGTGAGCGACATCGGCATGCCGGTGACCGACGGTTACCAGCTGATGCGCAAGATTCGCTCGACCGAGGCGAAGGGGCGGCGCCTGCCGGCCCTGGCGCTGACCGCGTTCGCGCGCGCCGAAGACCGCAAGAGGGCCATGCTCGCGGGCTACCAGGCGCACCTGGCGAAGCCGTTCGACACGGCCGAGCTCGTCCTGATGGTCGCCGACCTCGCGGCGCGCCACTGA
- a CDS encoding response regulator transcription factor codes for MKPCTVLIVDDHKVMRQGLRALLAAAPGIEIVGEAATGREAVDLAAALKPQAVVMDIAMPELNGIEATRRITERSPEIRVVVLSMYADAEYLFRAFQAGASGYLLKESAVDEIVAALRAACAGRRYVGSGIALEGAPDEILEARASPLERLSAREREVLQLVVEGHSSTEIGAAIHLSPKTVDSYRSRLMKKLGVKDFAALVKFAVQHGLTRPH; via the coding sequence ATGAAACCGTGCACCGTGCTCATCGTCGACGACCACAAGGTCATGCGTCAGGGGCTGCGCGCCCTGCTCGCCGCCGCGCCCGGCATCGAGATCGTCGGCGAGGCCGCCACCGGCCGCGAGGCGGTCGATCTCGCCGCGGCGCTCAAACCCCAGGCCGTCGTGATGGACATCGCGATGCCCGAGCTGAACGGCATCGAGGCCACCCGCAGGATCACCGAACGCTCGCCCGAGATACGGGTGGTCGTGCTCTCGATGTACGCCGACGCCGAATATCTGTTCCGCGCCTTCCAGGCGGGCGCGTCGGGATACCTCCTGAAAGAATCCGCCGTCGACGAGATCGTCGCCGCGCTGCGCGCCGCATGCGCGGGCAGGCGCTACGTCGGCTCCGGGATCGCGCTCGAGGGCGCGCCAGACGAGATCCTCGAGGCCCGGGCGAGCCCGCTGGAGCGCCTGTCGGCGCGGGAGCGCGAGGTCCTCCAGCTGGTGGTCGAAGGCCATTCGAGCACCGAGATCGGGGCCGCCATCCACCTCTCGCCCAAGACGGTCGACTCCTACCGCAGCCGCCTCATGAAGAAGCTGGGGGTCAAGGACTTCGCGGCGCTCGTGAAGTTCGCGGTCCAGCACGGGCTCACCCGCCCGCACTGA
- a CDS encoding PAS domain-containing protein — MKRAWPIRWTLYLLVVATAAPLMLSIAIALVREAEEAETEARQLVLSLATTTAYAARAKLRDIEQIAASLARRPLVQAMDPAHCDPLLAALLPLFPRYANISVVAPDGHFVCSALPIGDRRKAPLHAGIRGALEGRFTVSEPLIGVLPQRLVISAGYPITRPGEGIVGVLTIPVDLASVKPASDPYSLPRNARVRIMAANGVLIASSVQDDPELGENRSEAPMLDVVLRGSTGTAIGKSLDGITRVYGYTDIGVNGWKAYAAVPVDALLAESRARTIQSLLIACTLLALALAAAALLARRIARPAAAIQRAMDETAAGRNTYAIEAGPLELRSLAANYNRMLGATLRAQAALQDSETRLRLAVRASNTGLWDWDVNTDRVYYSPEWKHQLGYADDEIGDTVEEWTGRLHPDDRERVVDEQRHLAARGESQYEAEFRLRHKNGTYRWIYTRAELIRDKTGAPRRMLGTHLDVTTRKSLEVALQQTVDDLRVLSRRLIEVEEAERRRIGRELHDRTGAHIAVLGITLGMAAEAIDSGNMEDAALELDKAREVLRECTADVRDLTTELRPAVLDDFGLYPALLAYARTVAQRIGAQLRPAGPPPATRASPVVETALFRIAQEALTNVAKHANAHTIELSLTNLDGKLVLQIGDDGQGFDPEAARGQGMRTMRERADAVGGTLAVHSSDGGGTRIIVEAPLA, encoded by the coding sequence GTGAAACGCGCGTGGCCCATCCGCTGGACCCTGTATCTGCTCGTGGTGGCCACGGCGGCGCCGCTCATGCTGTCGATCGCGATCGCGCTGGTGCGCGAGGCCGAGGAGGCCGAGACGGAGGCGCGACAGCTCGTGCTGTCGCTCGCGACGACGACCGCGTACGCGGCGCGCGCGAAGCTGCGCGACATCGAGCAGATCGCCGCGTCGCTCGCACGCCGCCCGCTGGTGCAGGCGATGGATCCGGCGCACTGCGATCCGCTGCTCGCGGCGCTGCTGCCGCTCTTTCCGCGCTACGCGAACATCTCGGTCGTCGCACCCGACGGACACTTCGTGTGCTCCGCGCTGCCCATCGGCGACCGGCGCAAGGCGCCGCTGCACGCGGGCATCCGCGGCGCGCTCGAAGGCCGCTTTACAGTGAGCGAGCCGCTGATCGGCGTCCTGCCGCAGAGGCTGGTGATCAGCGCCGGCTATCCGATCACGCGGCCGGGTGAGGGCATCGTCGGCGTGCTCACCATTCCGGTGGATCTCGCGAGCGTCAAGCCCGCGAGCGATCCGTACTCGCTGCCGCGCAATGCGCGCGTGCGCATCATGGCTGCAAACGGCGTGCTGATCGCAAGCTCGGTGCAGGACGATCCCGAGCTCGGCGAAAACCGCAGCGAAGCGCCGATGCTGGACGTCGTGCTCAGGGGCTCCACCGGAACCGCCATCGGCAAGAGCCTCGACGGCATCACGCGCGTGTACGGCTACACCGATATCGGCGTGAACGGCTGGAAAGCCTACGCCGCCGTGCCGGTGGACGCGCTGCTCGCGGAGTCGCGCGCACGCACGATCCAGAGCCTGCTCATCGCCTGCACCCTGCTCGCGCTCGCCCTCGCGGCCGCGGCGCTGCTCGCGCGCCGCATCGCGCGGCCTGCCGCCGCGATCCAGCGCGCGATGGACGAGACGGCGGCGGGGCGCAACACGTATGCGATCGAGGCCGGCCCGCTCGAGCTGCGCAGCCTCGCCGCGAACTACAATCGCATGCTCGGCGCGACCCTGCGCGCGCAGGCTGCGCTGCAGGACAGCGAGACGCGGCTCAGGCTGGCGGTCCGCGCGTCCAACACCGGCCTGTGGGATTGGGACGTGAACACCGATCGCGTCTACTACTCGCCGGAATGGAAGCACCAGCTCGGCTACGCCGACGACGAGATCGGCGACACGGTCGAGGAATGGACGGGCCGGCTGCACCCGGACGATCGCGAGCGCGTCGTCGACGAACAACGCCATCTGGCTGCGCGCGGCGAGTCGCAGTACGAGGCCGAGTTCAGGCTGCGCCACAAGAACGGGACGTATCGATGGATCTACACGCGTGCCGAGCTCATACGCGACAAGACCGGCGCACCGCGCCGCATGCTCGGCACCCATCTCGATGTCACTACGCGCAAGAGCCTCGAAGTGGCGCTGCAGCAGACGGTCGACGACCTGCGGGTGCTGTCCCGGCGCCTCATCGAGGTCGAGGAGGCCGAGCGGCGGCGGATCGGCCGCGAGCTGCACGATCGCACCGGCGCGCACATCGCGGTGCTCGGCATCACGCTCGGCATGGCCGCGGAGGCGATCGACAGCGGTAACATGGAAGACGCCGCGCTCGAGCTCGACAAGGCGCGCGAGGTCCTGCGCGAATGCACCGCCGATGTGCGCGATCTCACCACCGAGCTGCGTCCGGCGGTGCTCGACGACTTCGGCCTGTATCCCGCGCTGCTCGCTTACGCGCGCACGGTGGCGCAGCGCATCGGAGCGCAGCTGCGCCCGGCCGGTCCGCCGCCCGCGACGCGCGCGTCGCCGGTGGTGGAGACCGCGCTCTTCCGTATTGCGCAGGAGGCGCTGACCAACGTGGCCAAGCACGCGAACGCTCACACCATCGAGCTCTCGCTCACCAACCTCGACGGCAAGCTCGTGCTCCAGATCGGCGATGACGGCCAGGGCTTCGACCCGGAGGCCGCGCGCGGCCAAGGCATGCGCACCATGCGCGAGCGCGCCGACGCGGTGGGCGGTACGTTGGCCGTGCACTCCTCCGACGGCGGAGGCACGCGCATCATCGTGGAGGCGCCGCTCGCATGA
- a CDS encoding ATP-binding protein: protein MLTALFCAGAVAATGLALWQMRSSEIDASARHLAHLARGLAEQTAREIVDTDQDLLRIVGGARIRPERLLAEPTRAEVLNRNVTAITQAAALAFVDPAGHRHEYVRPSAPPPGFPAPTSADGLIVRDGSDRTGTGLFLQRTLALRDGTAAGVLLLRLSEDYLGDIFRAWRGDSTAATALTTAQGRSLLLSPVVIGAAGKPLAALAGAVSGARLIDSVVRYVDPVDGRSYILASEPVPDTPLVVHAWISERDVLTSWLEQAALLAGTTIALTLIALAFARRHAMELARRAGAIGRLSDLQSALAAGEAQLQMIVRTVPSAVFQARVAGRGAVELAFMSAQIETLAGVTAEEAVRRPRRALRKVPRAHRRQLVESIAEAVATGSGWDVTVPISEGQTSRWLRVHAAPAAQEDAFAVVWDGLVSDVTEQKLAERQVVLLNLDLERRVVERTQELADLNKELEAFTDSVSHDLRAPLRGMRGYAEIIRSGPELPGEAAALLDRVIAQGEHMEQLIEALLELSQLSRSELRRTGVDLSEIANATLDELAARDAGRTVRWTVQPGLRANADPRLMRVLFENLLGNAWKFTRERAEAAIAVGSQSQRAGRTVYYVRDNGAGFDPEYAERLFRPFQRLHPASRFEGTGIGLATVQRIIRRHGGRIWAESTPGEGATFYFELPVESYTRAP, encoded by the coding sequence GTGCTGACCGCGCTGTTCTGCGCCGGCGCCGTCGCCGCCACCGGGCTCGCCCTGTGGCAGATGCGCTCGAGCGAGATCGACGCCTCCGCGCGCCACCTCGCGCACCTCGCCCGCGGCCTCGCCGAGCAGACCGCGCGCGAGATCGTCGACACCGACCAGGATCTCCTGCGCATCGTCGGCGGCGCGCGCATCCGGCCCGAGCGGCTGCTCGCGGAGCCGACGCGTGCGGAGGTGCTGAACCGCAACGTCACGGCGATCACGCAGGCCGCCGCGCTCGCGTTCGTCGACCCGGCGGGTCATCGCCATGAGTACGTACGTCCGTCCGCGCCGCCGCCCGGCTTCCCGGCGCCGACGAGCGCCGACGGGCTCATCGTGCGCGACGGCTCGGATCGCACGGGTACCGGTCTTTTTCTCCAGCGCACGCTCGCGCTCCGCGACGGCACCGCCGCCGGCGTGCTGCTCCTGCGCCTGTCGGAGGACTATCTCGGCGACATCTTCCGTGCGTGGCGCGGCGACTCGACCGCCGCGACGGCGCTGACGACCGCGCAGGGACGCAGTCTCCTGCTGTCGCCGGTCGTCATCGGCGCCGCGGGCAAGCCGCTCGCGGCGCTCGCGGGCGCCGTGTCGGGCGCGCGCCTCATCGATTCGGTCGTGCGCTACGTCGATCCGGTCGACGGGCGCAGCTATATCCTGGCGAGCGAGCCGGTGCCCGACACGCCGCTCGTCGTCCACGCCTGGATCTCGGAGCGCGACGTGCTCACGAGCTGGCTCGAGCAGGCGGCGCTGCTCGCAGGCACGACGATCGCGCTCACGCTGATCGCGCTCGCCTTCGCGCGCCGGCACGCCATGGAGCTCGCGCGGCGCGCGGGCGCGATCGGCCGGCTGTCCGACCTGCAAAGCGCGCTCGCCGCCGGCGAGGCGCAGCTCCAGATGATCGTGCGCACCGTCCCCAGCGCGGTGTTCCAGGCGCGGGTCGCCGGGCGCGGCGCGGTCGAGCTCGCGTTCATGAGCGCGCAGATCGAGACCCTCGCCGGCGTCACCGCCGAAGAAGCCGTGCGCCGGCCGCGACGCGCGCTGCGCAAAGTCCCGCGCGCGCATCGCAGGCAGCTCGTCGAGAGCATCGCCGAAGCGGTGGCGACCGGCTCGGGCTGGGACGTCACGGTGCCGATCTCCGAAGGGCAGACCTCGCGCTGGCTGCGCGTGCATGCGGCGCCGGCCGCGCAGGAGGACGCCTTTGCCGTTGTCTGGGACGGGCTGGTCTCCGACGTGACCGAGCAGAAGCTCGCCGAGCGCCAGGTCGTGCTGCTCAACCTCGACCTCGAGCGGCGCGTGGTCGAGCGCACCCAGGAGCTCGCCGACCTGAACAAGGAGCTCGAGGCGTTCACCGATTCGGTGTCGCACGACCTGCGCGCGCCGCTGCGGGGCATGCGCGGCTACGCCGAGATCATCCGCAGCGGGCCCGAGCTGCCGGGGGAAGCCGCCGCCCTGCTCGACCGGGTCATCGCGCAGGGCGAGCACATGGAGCAGCTCATCGAGGCCCTGCTCGAGCTGTCGCAACTGTCGCGCTCGGAGCTGCGCCGGACCGGCGTCGACCTGTCGGAGATTGCGAACGCGACGCTCGACGAGCTCGCCGCGCGAGACGCCGGCCGCACCGTGCGCTGGACCGTGCAGCCGGGGCTGCGCGCCAACGCCGACCCGCGGCTGATGCGCGTGCTGTTCGAGAACCTCCTCGGCAATGCGTGGAAGTTCACGCGCGAGCGCGCCGAAGCCGCCATCGCGGTCGGCAGCCAGTCGCAGCGCGCCGGTCGCACCGTGTACTACGTGCGGGACAACGGCGCCGGCTTCGATCCCGAGTACGCGGAGCGGCTGTTCCGGCCTTTCCAGCGGCTGCACCCCGCATCGCGCTTCGAGGGCACGGGCATAGGGCTTGCGACCGTGCAGCGCATCATCCGGCGTCACGGCGGACGCATCTGGGCCGAATCGACGCCGGGCGAAGGCGCGACCTTCTACTTCGAGCTGCCGGTCGAAAGCTATACTCGGGCGCCATGA
- a CDS encoding histidine kinase has product MKKPLRILLAEDSPADADLLRFEVSTAYDPVIGRVDTAGAMAAALREATWDIVISDYYMPGFGAMAALSLVRGGGYDLPFIIVSGNMGEDLAVEAMRAGADDYVMKRHLARLVPAIERELRDYEARRSAARAQQELAERSAVLQGIIANFPGVVFQAIVEGPAQYRFSHVSEGSIELLELPPARLESDPQSFLELLEKPDAVSLFAHMKRGADTLAPVNWEGRLRAAESGMVKWVNIRLRPRRVASGTLVWEGFMANITKSKQQELELLEERRRQSELSSHLENAKEQERKRIARELHDDVGGNLTAIKIDVLWLAGRVDRSDPKVRARVEALESLVDQTAASISRISQDLRPSVLDLGLPAAVEWQARDFANRTGVAAEVRCACEDLDVNDQTANALFSVLRETLTNIAKHARATQVRIELDASEEDVELTVTDNGQGIAAADRLKPSSFGLRGMEERAAQLGGTVRVAGARPTGTCVSVRVPNHTHLAAGEIEDAHGA; this is encoded by the coding sequence ATGAAGAAGCCGCTGCGCATCCTGCTCGCGGAAGATTCGCCCGCCGACGCCGACCTGCTGCGCTTCGAGGTGAGCACCGCGTACGACCCCGTCATCGGCCGCGTCGATACCGCCGGCGCGATGGCCGCGGCGCTGCGCGAGGCGACCTGGGACATCGTGATCTCCGACTACTACATGCCCGGCTTCGGCGCGATGGCCGCCCTCTCGCTCGTGCGCGGCGGCGGCTACGACCTGCCGTTCATCATCGTCTCGGGCAACATGGGCGAGGACCTCGCGGTCGAGGCGATGCGCGCGGGCGCCGACGATTACGTCATGAAGCGGCATCTCGCGCGGCTCGTGCCGGCGATCGAGCGCGAGCTGCGCGACTACGAAGCGCGCCGCAGCGCGGCCCGCGCGCAGCAGGAGCTCGCCGAGCGCAGCGCGGTGCTCCAGGGCATCATCGCGAACTTCCCCGGCGTGGTTTTCCAGGCGATCGTCGAAGGACCGGCGCAGTACCGCTTCTCGCACGTCTCGGAGGGCAGCATCGAGCTGCTCGAGCTGCCGCCGGCGCGCCTGGAAAGCGATCCCCAGAGCTTCCTCGAGCTCCTCGAGAAACCGGACGCGGTGAGCCTGTTCGCGCACATGAAGCGCGGCGCCGACACCCTCGCGCCGGTGAACTGGGAGGGGCGCCTGCGCGCCGCCGAGAGCGGCATGGTGAAGTGGGTCAACATCCGGCTCCGCCCGCGCCGCGTCGCCAGCGGTACGCTGGTGTGGGAAGGCTTCATGGCGAACATCACCAAGAGCAAGCAGCAGGAGCTCGAGCTGCTCGAGGAGCGGCGCCGCCAGAGCGAGCTCTCGTCGCACCTGGAGAACGCCAAGGAGCAGGAGAGGAAGCGCATCGCGCGCGAGCTGCACGACGACGTCGGCGGCAACCTCACCGCGATCAAGATCGACGTGCTTTGGCTCGCCGGGCGCGTCGACCGCAGCGATCCGAAAGTGCGCGCGCGCGTCGAGGCGCTCGAGAGCCTCGTGGACCAGACCGCCGCGTCGATCAGCCGCATCAGCCAGGACCTGCGGCCCAGCGTGCTCGACCTCGGCCTGCCGGCGGCGGTCGAATGGCAGGCGCGCGATTTCGCGAACCGCACCGGCGTCGCCGCCGAGGTGCGCTGCGCGTGCGAGGACCTCGACGTGAACGACCAGACCGCCAACGCCCTGTTCTCGGTGCTGCGCGAGACGCTCACCAACATCGCCAAGCACGCGCGCGCGACGCAGGTGAGGATCGAGCTCGACGCGAGCGAGGAGGACGTCGAGCTCACGGTGACCGACAACGGCCAGGGCATCGCCGCCGCGGACCGCCTCAAGCCCAGCTCCTTCGGGCTGCGCGGCATGGAGGAGCGCGCGGCCCAGCTCGGCGGCACGGTGCGCGTCGCGGGCGCGCGCCCGACGGGCACCTGCGTGTCGGTGCGCGTGCCCAACCACACGCACCTCGCCGCGGGAGAGATCGAGGACGCCCATGGCGCGTAG